The following are encoded together in the Bradyrhizobium genosp. L genome:
- a CDS encoding RidA family protein: MNQILQPDGWAKPSGYANGIAARGKQIFIAGQIGWSGQCVFESDDLVAQIGQTLRNIVAVAAAGGAGPEHIVSMTWYLLDRKEYSARLKEIGVVYRDVIGRRFPAMTAIQVAGLIEDRAKVEIQAIAVVPD; encoded by the coding sequence ATGAACCAGATTTTGCAACCGGACGGATGGGCGAAGCCGAGCGGCTACGCCAACGGCATCGCCGCGCGCGGCAAGCAGATATTCATCGCCGGCCAGATTGGCTGGAGCGGGCAATGCGTGTTCGAGAGCGATGATCTGGTCGCGCAGATCGGCCAGACCCTGCGCAACATCGTCGCGGTGGCGGCGGCGGGCGGCGCGGGCCCTGAGCACATCGTGTCGATGACCTGGTATCTGCTCGATCGCAAGGAATACTCCGCGCGGCTGAAAGAGATCGGCGTCGTCTACCGCGACGTCATCGGTCGGCGCTTTCCGGCGATGACTGCGATCCAGGTCGCCGGCCTGATCGAGGACCGCGCCAAGGTGGAAATCCAGGCGATCGCGGTGGTGCCGGATTGA
- a CDS encoding flavin-dependent oxidoreductase produces the protein MKAIIVGGGIGGLTTALMLRARGIACELYEQSDTIRELGVGINTLPHAIRELAGLGLLDKLDDVAIRTYELFYLTRHGQQVWHEKRGLDAGHDVPQFSIHRGRLQGVIHQAVIDRLGADAIRTGCRLGSFTQDEGGVSAFFFDRAGSHVHTARGDILIGADGIHSKVRETLFPDEGGPCWNGLMLWRGATDWPAFLTGRSMIIAGGLNAKAVIYPIAPGSSPASRLTNWAVLVRIGDGSSPPPRREGWSNLGRREEMMPYVTSFSIPQVDFTGLIRATPEFWEYPCCDRDPLPYWSSGRVTLLGDAAHPMYPVGSNGASQAILDARCLADALARAEHPRQALTAYERQRLPMTADVVASNRRGGPEGVIDAVEQLAPQGFTDVDTILNYEAREAIVRGYAAKAGFAARVVARQ, from the coding sequence ATGAAGGCGATTATCGTCGGAGGCGGCATCGGAGGCCTCACCACCGCATTGATGCTGCGTGCGCGCGGCATCGCTTGTGAGCTGTACGAGCAGTCCGACACCATCCGCGAGCTCGGCGTCGGCATCAACACGCTGCCGCATGCGATCCGCGAGCTGGCCGGGCTTGGCCTGCTCGACAAGCTCGATGATGTCGCGATCCGCACCTACGAATTGTTCTACTTGACCCGGCATGGCCAGCAGGTCTGGCACGAGAAGCGCGGGCTCGACGCCGGCCATGACGTGCCGCAATTCTCGATCCACCGCGGCCGCCTGCAAGGCGTGATCCATCAGGCCGTGATCGACCGGCTCGGTGCGGATGCGATCCGGACCGGCTGCCGGCTCGGCTCGTTCACGCAGGATGAGGGCGGCGTCTCGGCGTTTTTCTTCGATCGCGCGGGCAGCCATGTGCACACCGCGCGCGGCGACATCCTGATCGGCGCCGACGGCATTCATTCCAAGGTGCGCGAGACGCTGTTTCCGGACGAAGGCGGCCCGTGCTGGAACGGGCTGATGCTGTGGCGCGGCGCGACCGACTGGCCGGCTTTCCTGACCGGGCGCTCGATGATCATTGCCGGTGGGCTGAATGCAAAGGCCGTGATCTACCCGATCGCGCCGGGTTCGAGCCCGGCAAGCCGGCTGACCAATTGGGCGGTGCTGGTGCGGATCGGCGACGGCTCTTCGCCACCGCCGCGCCGTGAGGGCTGGTCGAATCTCGGCCGGCGCGAGGAGATGATGCCTTACGTCACGAGCTTCTCGATCCCGCAGGTGGATTTCACCGGGCTGATCAGGGCGACGCCGGAGTTCTGGGAGTATCCGTGCTGCGACCGCGATCCCTTGCCGTACTGGTCGAGCGGCCGCGTCACGCTGCTCGGCGACGCCGCGCATCCGATGTATCCGGTCGGTTCGAACGGCGCTTCGCAGGCGATCCTCGATGCGCGCTGCCTTGCGGACGCGCTGGCGCGCGCCGAGCATCCGCGCCAGGCGCTAACGGCCTATGAGCGGCAGCGGCTGCCGATGACCGCCGACGTCGTCGCTTCCAATCGCCGCGGCGGCCCCGAGGGCGTGATCGACGCGGTCGAGCAGCTCGCTCCGCAGGGCTTCACAGACGTCGATACGATCCTCAACTACGAAGCCCGCGAGGCGATCGTGCGCGGCTATGCCGCCAAGGCCGGCTTCGCCGCGCGCGTGGTGGCGCGGCAGTAA
- a CDS encoding cupin domain-containing protein gives MKDEIAGITRANEGIQGISWNILGQIYVPKTRSEHSFSWHATFPPGTFVPPHIHPDQDEYLYILEGKLDFFLDGADESATPGDLVRLPMGKPHGIFNKSQQPAKTLFWVSPTRRLYDLFWAIHNMKEQNPDDVVRLAAEHNIHFLPPPPG, from the coding sequence ATGAAAGACGAGATCGCCGGCATCACCCGCGCCAATGAGGGCATCCAGGGCATCTCCTGGAACATCCTCGGCCAGATCTATGTGCCGAAGACCCGCAGCGAGCATTCCTTCTCCTGGCACGCGACCTTTCCGCCCGGCACCTTCGTGCCGCCGCACATCCATCCCGACCAGGATGAGTATCTCTACATCCTCGAGGGCAAGCTCGATTTCTTTCTCGATGGCGCCGATGAATCTGCGACGCCCGGCGACCTGGTGCGGCTGCCGATGGGAAAGCCGCACGGCATCTTCAACAAGTCGCAGCAGCCGGCCAAGACGCTGTTCTGGGTGTCGCCGACCCGCAGGCTCTACGACCTGTTCTGGGCGATCCACAACATGAAGGAGCAGAACCCGGACGACGTGGTGCGGCTCGCCGCCGAGCACAACATCCACTTCCTGCCGCCGCCGCCCGGTTAG
- a CDS encoding ABC transporter substrate-binding protein encodes MTRLTRLAVMTALLGAAITPAAAQEKIKIGVLVTTSGPAAALGQQVRDGFALAIKDLGGKMAGREVEIVNADDELKPDAAVVKVRGLLERDKVDFVVGPIFSNILLAIHRPVTDSKTFLISPNAGPSSYAGKECNPFFYVTSYQNDQVHEILGKVAQDRGYKRVYLLVPNYQAGRDSVAGFKLDYKGEVVEESYTPLNTLDFQPELSKIASLKPDALFTFMPGGMGVNLVKQYKQAGATLPVLSAFTVDESTLPAQQDAAVGMFGGANWAPNLDNPQSKKFVAAYEAAYNGVPGTYAMQAYDAAMLIDSAVKAVKGDLSNKDAVAAALRKADFTSLRGHFKFNTNGYPIQDFYLTKVAKRPDGKFQTEIVEKVFSDYGDRYAKDCAAK; translated from the coding sequence ATGACACGGCTGACCAGATTGGCGGTGATGACGGCATTGCTTGGGGCTGCGATCACGCCGGCTGCCGCGCAGGAAAAAATCAAGATCGGCGTGCTGGTCACGACGTCGGGTCCTGCGGCGGCACTCGGCCAGCAGGTGCGCGACGGCTTTGCGCTCGCGATCAAGGACCTCGGCGGCAAGATGGCCGGTCGCGAGGTCGAGATCGTCAATGCCGACGACGAGCTGAAGCCCGACGCTGCCGTGGTCAAGGTGCGCGGGCTTCTGGAGCGCGACAAGGTCGATTTCGTGGTCGGCCCGATCTTCTCCAACATCCTGCTTGCGATCCATCGTCCGGTCACCGACAGCAAGACCTTCTTGATCAGCCCCAATGCCGGGCCGTCGAGCTACGCCGGCAAGGAATGCAATCCGTTCTTCTACGTGACCTCGTACCAGAACGACCAGGTGCACGAAATCCTCGGCAAGGTGGCGCAGGACCGCGGCTACAAGCGGGTCTATCTGCTGGTGCCGAACTATCAGGCCGGCCGCGACTCGGTTGCCGGCTTCAAGCTCGACTACAAGGGCGAGGTCGTGGAAGAATCCTACACGCCGCTGAACACGCTGGATTTCCAGCCCGAGCTCTCCAAGATCGCGTCCCTGAAACCGGACGCGCTGTTCACCTTCATGCCGGGTGGCATGGGCGTGAATCTGGTGAAGCAGTACAAGCAGGCCGGCGCCACGTTGCCGGTGCTGTCCGCCTTCACGGTCGATGAATCCACCCTGCCGGCGCAACAGGACGCCGCGGTCGGGATGTTTGGCGGCGCGAACTGGGCGCCCAACCTCGACAATCCCCAGAGCAAGAAGTTCGTCGCGGCTTATGAAGCCGCCTATAACGGCGTGCCCGGCACCTATGCGATGCAGGCCTATGACGCGGCGATGCTGATCGACAGCGCGGTGAAGGCCGTGAAGGGCGACCTCAGCAACAAGGACGCGGTTGCCGCGGCCCTGAGGAAGGCCGACTTCACCTCGCTGCGCGGTCACTTCAAGTTCAACACCAACGGCTATCCGATCCAGGACTTCTACCTGACCAAGGTGGCGAAGCGGCCGGACGGCAAATTCCAGACCGAGATCGTCGAAAAGGTGTTTTCGGATTACGGCGACCGCTACGCCAAGGACTGCGCGGCCAAATAA
- a CDS encoding MarR family winged helix-turn-helix transcriptional regulator: MILDSETKAVELPDDHGTELRLWLRLLTCTTLIEGEVRSRLREKFDVTLPRFDLMAQLDKVSDGMTLSDLSKRMMVSNGNVTGLVERLVESGHIDRRTSETDRRVQFIRLTKLGRAEFRKMAAEHEKWIADIFGDLSPKDIRELMRLLAKAKGSAQRSAKARTA; encoded by the coding sequence ATGATCCTCGATTCAGAAACCAAAGCCGTCGAACTGCCCGACGATCACGGCACCGAGCTCAGGCTGTGGCTGCGCCTGTTGACCTGCACCACGCTGATCGAAGGCGAAGTGCGCAGCCGGCTGCGCGAAAAGTTCGACGTCACGCTGCCGCGCTTCGACCTGATGGCCCAGCTCGACAAGGTGTCCGACGGCATGACGCTGTCCGATCTGTCGAAGCGGATGATGGTCTCCAACGGCAACGTCACCGGCCTCGTCGAACGACTGGTCGAATCTGGTCATATCGACCGCCGAACGTCCGAGACCGATCGTCGCGTGCAGTTCATCCGGTTGACCAAGCTCGGCCGCGCCGAATTTCGCAAGATGGCCGCGGAGCACGAGAAATGGATTGCCGATATCTTCGGCGACCTTTCGCCGAAGGATATCCGCGAGTTGATGCGGCTGCTCGCCAAGGCCAAGGGCTCCGCGCAGCGGTCGGCCAAGGCGAGGACAGCGTAA
- a CDS encoding alpha/beta hydrolase has translation MTGIDYEVEYNNRARVPENPALMAGWARDSAAYRELHQPRRLTYGPSTRNVIDLFEGSGDGPLVVFIHGGYWQALDGSSSSHCARGLNGHGISVAVPSYDLCPSVAVADIIGQMRAASHKLAKLGRPLVVSGHSAGGHLAACMLATDWPAYDASLPKDLVRAAYAISGLFELEPLVTTSVNKALGLDHDAAKAASPLYWKPPAGKTLDAVVGGNESAEYHRQSRTMAEVWGRAGVATRFGVVPDANHFTAIAPLADPDSAMVKRLKELTQI, from the coding sequence GTGACCGGGATCGACTACGAGGTCGAGTACAACAACCGCGCCCGGGTGCCCGAGAACCCGGCGCTGATGGCCGGTTGGGCACGGGACTCCGCCGCCTATCGCGAGCTGCACCAGCCGCGGCGGCTGACCTATGGTCCCAGCACTCGGAACGTGATCGACCTGTTCGAGGGGAGCGGCGACGGGCCGCTCGTCGTCTTCATCCATGGCGGCTATTGGCAGGCGCTCGACGGCTCGTCCTCGAGCCATTGCGCGCGCGGGCTCAACGGCCACGGCATCAGCGTAGCGGTGCCGAGCTACGATCTCTGTCCCAGCGTCGCGGTTGCCGACATCATCGGCCAGATGCGGGCGGCATCGCACAAGCTCGCGAAGCTCGGGCGTCCGCTCGTGGTCAGCGGACACTCGGCGGGCGGACATCTCGCCGCATGTATGCTTGCGACCGATTGGCCGGCCTATGACGCGTCCCTGCCGAAGGATCTGGTCAGGGCAGCCTATGCGATTTCCGGCCTGTTCGAGCTCGAGCCGCTGGTCACGACCTCCGTCAACAAGGCGCTGGGTCTCGACCACGACGCGGCAAAGGCCGCAAGCCCGCTCTATTGGAAGCCGCCCGCGGGCAAGACACTCGACGCCGTCGTCGGCGGCAATGAGAGCGCCGAATATCACCGGCAGAGCCGGACCATGGCGGAAGTCTGGGGCAGGGCGGGCGTGGCGACGCGGTTCGGCGTTGTGCCCGATGCCAACCATTTCACCGCGATCGCACCGCTCGCCGACCCCGACTCCGCGATGGTCAAGCGGCTGAAGGAGCTTACGCAAATCTAG
- a CDS encoding benzoate-CoA ligase family protein: MSGEIPGLGPSGHVDDFARRNLPPVQQWPKLLLERPEFQYPDYLNAAVELTDRIVAQGMGDNIALIGNGRQRTYKELTDWSNRLAHALVENYGVKPGNRVLIRSGNNPALVAAWLAATKAGAVVVNTMPMLRAGELAKIVDKAEISLALTDSRIADELVACAKTSKFLKQVVNFDGTQNHDAELDRIALNKPVKFDAVKTGRDDVALLGFTSGTTGEPKATMHFHRDLLIVADGYAREVLQVTPDDVFVGSPPLAFTFGLGGLAIFPLRFGATATLLENAAPSEMIRIIETYKATICFTAPTAYRAMMAAMDKGADLSSLRLAVSAGETLPAPVFESWIRKTGKPILDGIGSTELLHIFITNRTGSAVGGTTGTPVGGYEARIVDENMNDLPPGAVGKLAVRGPTGCRYLADSRQANYVRDGWNVTGDAFMCDANGRLSFVARADDMIISAGYNIAGPEVEAALLGHPDVAECAVIGVSDEERGQIVSAFVVLKQGARNDESEVKLLQDHVKATIAPYKYPRAISFVEALPKTQTGKIQRFKLREAS, encoded by the coding sequence ATGTCAGGTGAAATTCCCGGGCTTGGCCCGTCGGGGCATGTCGACGATTTCGCGCGACGCAATCTGCCGCCGGTTCAGCAATGGCCAAAACTGCTGCTCGAGCGGCCGGAATTCCAGTATCCCGATTATCTCAACGCCGCGGTCGAACTGACCGATCGCATCGTCGCGCAGGGCATGGGCGACAACATCGCGCTGATCGGCAATGGCCGCCAGCGCACTTACAAGGAACTGACCGATTGGTCGAACCGTCTGGCGCACGCCTTGGTGGAGAATTACGGCGTCAAGCCCGGCAATCGCGTGCTGATCCGCTCCGGCAACAACCCGGCGCTGGTCGCGGCCTGGCTCGCGGCGACCAAGGCCGGCGCGGTCGTCGTCAACACCATGCCGATGCTGCGCGCGGGCGAGCTGGCAAAAATCGTCGACAAGGCCGAGATCTCGCTGGCGCTGACCGACAGCCGCATCGCCGACGAGCTGGTGGCCTGCGCCAAGACCAGCAAATTTCTCAAGCAGGTCGTCAATTTCGACGGCACCCAGAACCATGACGCCGAGCTTGATCGCATCGCGCTGAACAAGCCGGTGAAGTTCGATGCGGTGAAGACCGGACGCGACGACGTCGCGCTGCTCGGCTTCACGTCCGGCACGACCGGCGAGCCGAAGGCGACCATGCATTTCCATCGCGATCTCCTGATCGTCGCCGACGGTTATGCGCGGGAAGTGCTGCAGGTGACGCCGGACGACGTGTTCGTGGGCTCGCCGCCGCTGGCCTTCACGTTCGGTCTCGGCGGGCTCGCGATCTTCCCGTTGCGGTTCGGCGCCACCGCGACGTTGCTGGAAAACGCAGCACCGAGCGAGATGATCAGGATCATCGAGACCTACAAGGCGACCATCTGCTTCACCGCACCGACCGCCTATCGCGCGATGATGGCCGCGATGGACAAGGGCGCCGACCTCTCTTCGCTTCGGCTTGCGGTCTCGGCCGGCGAGACGCTGCCGGCGCCGGTGTTCGAGAGCTGGATCCGGAAGACCGGCAAGCCGATCCTCGACGGGATCGGCAGCACGGAGCTGCTGCACATCTTCATCACCAACCGTACCGGCAGCGCCGTTGGCGGCACGACGGGAACGCCGGTCGGCGGTTATGAGGCCCGGATCGTCGATGAGAACATGAACGATCTGCCGCCTGGCGCGGTCGGCAAACTGGCGGTACGCGGTCCGACCGGCTGCCGCTATCTCGCTGACAGCAGGCAGGCCAATTACGTCCGCGACGGCTGGAACGTCACCGGCGACGCCTTCATGTGTGACGCGAACGGCCGGCTGTCATTCGTGGCCCGCGCCGACGACATGATCATCTCCGCCGGCTACAACATCGCCGGTCCGGAGGTCGAGGCGGCGCTGCTTGGGCATCCCGACGTCGCGGAGTGCGCCGTGATCGGCGTATCGGACGAGGAGCGCGGGCAGATCGTCTCGGCGTTCGTCGTGCTGAAGCAGGGTGCGCGCAACGACGAGTCCGAGGTCAAGCTGTTGCAGGATCATGTCAAGGCGACGATCGCGCCGTACAAATATCCCCGCGCGATCTCGTTCGTGGAGGCGTTGCCGAAGACGCAGACCGGCAAGATCCAGCGATTCAAGCTGCGCGAGGCGAGCTAA
- a CDS encoding MDR family MFS transporter, with translation MSDLALSSSAPAPRAVTADPNRASMTVWISILAAMIGAFMAILNIQITNASLLNIEGGIGTGVDNGSWISTSYLIGEIVVIPLTDYLSRVFSFRRIMIGHATLFAIFSVACAFTHDLPSMIAMRGLQGYFGGVLIPMAFTLVFTKLPKPQQPIGLAMFALAVTFAPAIGPTIGGYLTENYGWQTIFFVNVIPTAVMVITLYFTLERQPMQLHLLREGDWGGIVTMAIGLSALQAVLEEGNKDDWFGSPFIVKLAVVAAVSLTLFIWIELVVEKPLLRLRLLTQRSFGFGTISAVFLGFALFGSVYMLPAYLGQVQGYNAEQIGNVLAWTGLPQLILIPLVPKLMQRIDARFIAFAGMSLFAISSFMNITMSLDYSGDQFFVPNIVRAVGQALTLAPLSAVSLGSVAPQDAPAASGISNMMRNLGGAIGTALLATIVTKREQFHSNIIGQSVHLGREEVRTRIAEMTNYFLSRGVTDPSAAQHQAIVALGNTVKRQALVLGFSDAFAVIGVVLALAAIAIVLTGKPKSAAGGAGAH, from the coding sequence ATGTCCGACCTCGCGCTCTCCTCCTCCGCCCCGGCACCTCGCGCCGTCACAGCCGATCCCAACCGCGCCAGCATGACCGTCTGGATCTCGATCCTGGCGGCCATGATCGGCGCCTTCATGGCGATCCTCAACATCCAGATCACCAACGCCTCGCTGCTCAACATCGAGGGCGGCATCGGCACCGGCGTCGACAACGGCTCCTGGATCTCGACGTCGTATCTGATCGGCGAGATCGTGGTGATCCCGCTTACCGATTACCTCAGCCGCGTGTTCTCGTTCCGAAGGATCATGATCGGTCATGCCACGCTGTTCGCGATCTTCTCCGTCGCCTGCGCTTTCACCCACGATCTGCCGTCGATGATCGCGATGCGCGGCCTGCAGGGTTATTTCGGCGGCGTCCTCATCCCGATGGCGTTCACGCTGGTGTTCACCAAGCTGCCGAAGCCGCAGCAGCCGATCGGGCTCGCGATGTTCGCGCTCGCCGTCACCTTCGCACCGGCGATCGGCCCGACCATCGGTGGCTACCTCACCGAAAATTACGGCTGGCAGACCATCTTCTTCGTCAACGTGATCCCGACCGCCGTGATGGTCATCACGCTCTACTTCACGCTGGAACGCCAGCCGATGCAGCTCCATCTGCTGCGCGAGGGCGACTGGGGCGGCATCGTGACGATGGCGATCGGCCTATCGGCGCTGCAGGCGGTGCTGGAGGAAGGCAACAAGGACGACTGGTTCGGCTCGCCCTTCATCGTCAAGCTCGCGGTGGTCGCCGCGGTCAGCCTGACCCTGTTCATCTGGATCGAGCTCGTGGTCGAGAAGCCGCTGCTCCGGCTGCGGCTGCTGACCCAGCGCAGCTTCGGCTTCGGCACCATCTCGGCGGTGTTCCTCGGCTTCGCGTTGTTCGGCTCGGTCTACATGCTGCCGGCCTATCTCGGTCAGGTACAAGGTTACAACGCCGAGCAGATCGGCAACGTGCTGGCCTGGACCGGGTTGCCGCAACTGATCCTGATTCCACTGGTGCCGAAGCTCATGCAGCGCATCGACGCCCGCTTCATCGCCTTTGCCGGGATGTCGCTGTTCGCGATCTCTTCCTTCATGAACATCACGATGTCGCTCGACTATTCCGGCGACCAGTTCTTCGTTCCGAATATCGTCCGCGCGGTCGGCCAGGCGCTGACGCTCGCTCCGCTGTCCGCAGTCAGCCTCGGCAGCGTCGCGCCCCAGGATGCCCCGGCCGCCTCCGGCATCTCCAACATGATGCGCAACCTCGGCGGCGCAATCGGGACCGCGCTGCTCGCGACCATCGTCACCAAGCGCGAGCAGTTCCATTCCAACATCATCGGCCAGTCCGTGCATCTTGGCCGCGAGGAGGTGCGCACCAGGATCGCGGAGATGACCAACTACTTCCTCAGCCGCGGTGTCACCGATCCCTCCGCCGCGCAGCACCAGGCCATCGTGGCGCTCGGCAACACGGTCAAGCGGCAGGCGCTGGTGCTCGGCTTCAGCGATGCCTTCGCGGTGATCGGCGTGGTGCTTGCGCTGGCTGCGATCGCAATCGTTCTGACCGGCAAGCCGAAGAGCGCTGCCGGCGGCGCCGGTGCGCACTGA
- a CDS encoding HlyD family secretion protein, whose product MSQHETAFKAESQVPADTAKQLIAHAETAAPPPAAAKGKLRRLLLAGVAIAALAGATWYGWDYWTVGRFQISTDDAYVKADNTTIAPKVSGYLSAVQVGDNEHVHAGQVLARIDERDFKVALDQAKADVAAADAAVTSKQAQLDVQHSVIEAARATLAVDNATQTFAEQENKRYTDLAGTGYGSVQNAQQAQSRYASAQAAIARDTANLASAQRQVELLKAEIVQAVAASARASALQQQAELNLSYTTITAPIDGVVGNRTLRTGQYVQAGTQLMSLVPATGAYVIANYKETQLTNVRKGQPVEIEVDMFPGQVVRGHVDSLAPASGQEFALLPPDNATGNFTKVVQRIPVKITLDPTQVELRPGMSVIPSIATLSRSAEDAPHAKTTPKLAVASFK is encoded by the coding sequence ATGAGCCAGCATGAAACCGCATTCAAGGCCGAGAGCCAGGTTCCGGCCGACACCGCCAAACAATTGATCGCGCACGCGGAAACAGCCGCCCCGCCTCCCGCTGCCGCGAAAGGCAAGCTGCGCCGCCTGCTGCTGGCCGGCGTCGCGATCGCGGCTCTCGCGGGTGCCACCTGGTACGGCTGGGACTATTGGACGGTCGGCCGCTTCCAGATCTCCACCGACGACGCCTATGTGAAGGCGGACAACACCACGATCGCACCAAAGGTCTCCGGCTATCTCAGTGCGGTGCAGGTCGGCGACAACGAGCATGTGCATGCCGGCCAGGTGCTGGCGCGGATCGACGAGCGCGACTTCAAGGTCGCGCTCGACCAGGCCAAGGCCGACGTCGCCGCCGCCGACGCTGCGGTCACGAGCAAGCAGGCCCAGCTCGACGTGCAACATTCGGTGATCGAGGCGGCGCGCGCGACGCTCGCGGTCGACAACGCGACGCAGACTTTCGCCGAGCAGGAGAACAAGCGTTACACCGACCTCGCCGGTACCGGCTATGGCAGCGTGCAGAACGCGCAGCAGGCGCAGTCGCGCTATGCCAGCGCGCAGGCCGCGATCGCCCGCGACACCGCCAACCTCGCCTCCGCACAGCGCCAGGTCGAACTGCTCAAGGCCGAGATCGTCCAGGCGGTCGCGGCGTCGGCACGGGCGAGCGCCCTGCAACAGCAGGCCGAGCTCAATCTCAGCTACACCACGATCACGGCGCCGATCGACGGCGTGGTCGGCAACCGCACGCTGCGCACCGGCCAGTACGTCCAGGCCGGCACGCAGTTGATGTCGCTGGTGCCGGCCACCGGCGCCTATGTGATCGCCAACTACAAGGAGACGCAGCTCACCAACGTCCGCAAGGGCCAGCCGGTCGAGATCGAGGTCGACATGTTCCCCGGCCAGGTGGTGCGCGGCCACGTCGACAGCCTGGCGCCGGCGAGCGGCCAGGAATTCGCGCTGCTGCCGCCTGACAACGCGACCGGCAATTTCACCAAGGTGGTGCAGCGTATCCCGGTGAAGATCACGCTCGATCCAACGCAAGTCGAACTGCGCCCCGGCATGTCGGTGATTCCGAGTATCGCGACGCTGTCGCGTTCCGCCGAGGACGCTCCGCACGCCAAGACCACCCCGAAGCTTGCCGTTGCTTCATTCAAATAG
- a CDS encoding TetR/AcrR family transcriptional regulator, which translates to MIYDAARHEFAVRGFAVTSMSDVAASAGVSTKTLYRLIPTKLALFEATVTDRMDRFISVVNLGACDGRDIAAALEAALLTCGELILDAEVIALQRIILAESDKFPDIAEMFYAKAMQRTLGALAAWLGVQQRRGRIALDDAPAAAGMLLGMLVFQPQRDVMYGHRPAPSHDELEARAKACAALFLAGCAAREGSTSKQSGDA; encoded by the coding sequence GTGATCTATGACGCTGCGCGCCATGAATTCGCAGTGCGCGGCTTTGCCGTGACCAGCATGTCGGACGTGGCAGCCAGCGCCGGCGTTTCGACCAAGACGCTGTACCGGCTGATTCCGACCAAGCTCGCGTTGTTCGAGGCCACGGTGACCGATCGGATGGATCGCTTCATCTCGGTGGTGAATCTCGGTGCCTGCGACGGCCGCGACATCGCCGCCGCACTGGAGGCCGCGCTGCTGACCTGTGGTGAACTCATCCTCGACGCTGAAGTTATCGCACTCCAGCGCATCATCCTGGCCGAGAGCGACAAATTCCCGGATATCGCCGAGATGTTCTACGCGAAGGCGATGCAACGCACGCTCGGCGCGCTGGCGGCGTGGCTCGGCGTGCAGCAGAGAAGGGGACGGATCGCGCTGGACGATGCGCCTGCCGCCGCCGGCATGCTGCTCGGCATGCTCGTGTTCCAGCCGCAGCGCGACGTGATGTATGGGCATCGGCCGGCTCCGTCGCACGACGAGCTCGAGGCGCGCGCCAAGGCCTGTGCAGCGCTGTTTCTCGCGGGATGCGCCGCGCGCGAGGGCAGCACCAGCAAGCAGAGCGGAGATGCATGA